The DNA window TATTTAGAGAGGTCATTGACCTTGGTGATGGTAGAGAAATTTCTATCGAAACCGGAAAATTAGCAAAACAAGCTCATGGTAGCGTTGTGGTGCAATCTGGAAAATGTATGTTATTATGTACTGTTGTTTCCAATTACGAACAAAAGGACGTTAATTTCCTTCCTTTAACTGTAGATTACAGAGAAAAATTTGCTGCTGCAGGACGATATCCAGGTGGTTTCTTCAAAAGAGAAGCAAGACCAAGTGATGGTGAAGTATTAACAATGCGTTTAGTAGACAGAGTTTTACGTCCGTTATTCCCAAAAGATTACCATTCTGAAACACAGGTGATGATTCAATTAATGTCTCATGACCCTGAAGTTATGCCAGATGCTATGGCAGGTTTAGCTGCTTCTGCTGCAATTCAATTATCAGATTTCCCGTTTGAATGTGCAATATCTGAGGCTAGAGTTGGTCGTATCAATGGTGAATTCATTATCAACCCAACATTTGCTCAATTAGAAGAATCTGATATCGATATGATGATTGGTGCTTCTGCTGATTCAGTAATGATGGTAGAAGGTGAAATGGATGAGATTTCTGAAGAAGAAATGGCAGATGCTATTAAATTTGCTCACGAAGCAATTAAAGTACAATGTGCTGCTCAAGTAAGATTAGCAGAAGCATTCGGAAAGAAAGACGTTCGTGAATATGAACCAGAAAGAGAAGACAAAGATTTAGAGAAGAAAGTACATGACATGGCATATGACAAAGTATATGCTATTGCAAAAGCTGGATCTTCAAAGCATGAAAGAAGTGCTGCTTTTCAACAAATAAAAGAAGATATTAAAGCGACGTTTTCTGAAGAAGAATTAGCAGATTACGGAGGTTTAGTTTCTGATTATTACCGTAAAGCTGAAAAAGCTGCCATTAGAAATTTAACCTTAGATGAAGGTTTACGTTTAGATGGTAGAAAAACTGATGAAATTAGACCAATCTGGTGTGAAGTAGATTATTTACCATCAACACATGGTTCTTCAATTTTTACTCGTGGAGAAACTCAAGCATTGGCTACAGTAACTTTAGGAACATCAAGAGATGCAAATCAAATAGATATGCCATCACAAGAAGGTGAAGAACGTTTCTATTTACATTATAACTTCCCTCCTTTTTGTACAGGAGAAGCTAGACCTATTCGTGGAACATCTCGTAGAGAAGTAGGACATGGTAACTTAGCGCAACGTGCATTAAAGGGAATGATTCCTGCAGATTGCCCTTACACTGTTAGAGTTGTATCTGAAGTATTAGAATCTAACGGTTCGTCTTCTATGGCAACTGTTTGTTCTGGGACAATGGCACTTATGGATGCTGGTGTACAAATGACAAAACCTGTTTCTGGTATTGCAATGGGATTAATTTCTGATGCAGATTCTGGAAAGTATGCTGTATTATCTGATATTTTAGGTGATGAAGATCATCTTGGTGATATGGATTTTAAAGTAACTGGTACTGCAGATGGTATTACAGCTTGTCAAATGGATATTAAAGTAAAAGGATTATCATACGAGATTTTAGTGAATGCACTTCAACAAGCTCGTAATGGTCGTTTACATATCTTAGAGAAACTGACTGATACAATTGCTACACCAAATGCAGATGTGAAAGATCATGCGCCTACAATGGTAACTAGACGAGTTCCTAACGAATTTATCGGAGCATTAATAGGTCCTGGTGGAAAAGTAATTCAGGAAATGCAAAAAGAAACTGAGACAACTATCGTAATTAACGAAGATCCTGTAACTGAAGAAGGTATTGTAGAAATTTTGGGTGTTGGTAAAACTGGTATTGATGCAGTTATGGCTAGAATAGATGCTATATTGTTTAAACCAACAGTTGGTAGCGTTTACGAAGTAAAAGTAATCAAAATGTTAGATTTTGGTGCTGTTGTTGAGTATATGGACGCTCCTGGTAATGAAGTTTTATTACACGTAAGTGAATTAGCTTGGGAACGCACAGAAAATGTGTCTGATGTTGTAAACATGGGAGACGTTTTTGATGTAAAGTATTTTGGTGTAGATTCTAGAACACGTAAAGAAAAAGTATCTCGTAAAGCAATTTTACCAAAACCTGAAGGTTATGTAGCAAGACCACCAAGAGATGATAAACGTTCTGGTGGACGCGATAACAGAGGTAGAGACAATCGCGGACGCGATAACCGTCGTGATGATCGCAAACCTAGAGAAGATAAAAAAGACGATTAATAATTAGCTTTTTAAAATATATTACCTAAGGTCTTTTTCATGTTTTTGGAAAAGACCTTTTTATTTATTGTGAAAAAAATATTTATTCTAATAATCTTATTTTAATCAGTTTATTCTTGTTCTCCAGAGGATAGTGCAAATGAAGAAGATAATCAATCCTCAATTCAATTTAGCAACTTCATCATTAAGTTTTATGATGCGCAGAATGATAATTCAAACACTGTTATTGACTCAATAAATTATGTTGTTATGAATAACAAGATAATTAGAGCTGAAGGGTTAAGATTTTCTACAAGCACCAAAAAAAGTTTTGATAACGCATACACTAACAATAGAAGATCAGAGTACAGAGACGGTATTAAATAAGAGAAAACTATTTAATTACAATGCTGTAAATGAATTAGCGGAGTATATAGAAGAGTTTATAATTAATCCTACAGAAAGTTCCTTTACAAAGTATGAATTTGAACATACAAATGAAACTTTCGCAAACATTTTACCAGATGGAATTTCTCAAATTTCAGTAGTTAATCAAATTACTCCAAACACAATAGAATTATTTAATACTAGTTTTGGCAATGGTAATAGTGAATAACTAATATTAATAACGATGACAATATTACAACTTATAATGAGTTTCAATTTTTCAATTTTAGAAAATATTTTAGTAGAGAAACCAGAGAGTTTTTCACTCAATAGTCATTAGATCTGCTTCGCTAAGATATTCTTATAAAGAATGAGATATTAAAAACAATTCTAAATAAAATCTAGTATTGAAGAGTTTTCAAACTTATTCAATCACTATATAATAGTCATCAAATTGGAAAACGCCTTAGTTTTCACTATATTACGAGTTATGATACATGAAGACAAAGAAAAATATCAAGATATTTTAAAAGACTCAGTAGATTATTTAGAGCACCATGGTTTCGAAAACATCAAAGCTGATACTGAAGGTTATGAAACTCCAAAATCATTTACAAAAAAAGGGAGTGATATAATTATTACACCAGATATTGTTGCAGATAAAAACGGTAGCAAACACTATTTTGATATAAGTCTAAAAAGTGAAAAACCAAAATTATTAAAATCTAAATGGCTATTTTTAAACGCTTTTACTGCCTTAAAATCACATCATTTCAAACTTATTACGACTAAAGGACATTACAAATTCACAAATGAAATGCTTGATGACATTAATTTACACAACAAAAGTTTAATCAAAATATAAATTAATTCAATATACTTGTAACATTTTTAACGCTTGTTACGTATAACTATATAGTAAAATACATTTACCCAAATTAAAGAAGACATTTAGATGAGACAGCTAAAAATCACAAAACAGGTTACCAATAGAGAAACGGCCTCCTTAGACAAGTATTTACAAGAGATTGGAAAGGTTGATTTAATTACAGCAGATGAAGAGGTAGAATTAGCTCAAAGAATCAAAGCAGGTGATCAAATAGCTTTAGAAAAATTAACTAAAGCAAACTTACGTTTTGTTGTTTCTGTAGCAAAACAATATCAGAATCAAGGTTTAACTTTGCCAGATCTAATTAATGAAGGAAACTTAGGTTTAATTAAAGCTGCACAACGATTTGATGAAACACGTGGATTTAAATTCATATCTTACGCTGTTTGGTGGATACGTCAATCAATATTACAAGCATTAGCTGAACAATCTCGTATTGTTCGCTTACCTTTAAACAAAATTGGTTCTATTAATAAAATAAATAAAACATTTGCTTTTTTAGAGCAAAGTCATGAACGTCCACCAAGTGCTGAAGAAATTGCAAAAGAGTTAGATATGACTATAAATGATGTCAAAGAGTCATTAAAAAACTCTGGTCGTCATGTCTCAATGGATGCTCCTTTAGTTCAAGGTGAGGATTCAAACCTTTATGATGTATTACGAAGTAGTGAATCACCAAATCCAGATAGAGATTTATTACATGAATCTTTACGAACCGAAATTGAAAGAGCCTTAGAAACTCTAACACCTCGAGAAGCTGATGTAATACGACTATATTTTGGCCTTGGAAATCAACACCCAATGACATTAGAAGAAATAGGTGAAACATTTGATTTGACACGAGAACGTGTACGTCAAATTAAAGAAAAAGCGATTAGAAGATTAAAACACACGTCCAGAAGTAAAATATTAAAAACATATTTAGGTTAGTAATTATATTTTTTCACGACCTAATAACAGTAACAAACAGTTACAAAATAACTGTTCGTTTTTTGATTGATGAAAGAACCCACGGCTGATTACCGTGGGTTTGTTTTTTTGTACTATTTTTGCAAAAAACAACTTATGTCTTCAAAACTTATAGCACCTTCAATTTTAGCAGCCGATTTTGCTAATTTACAACGCGATATTGAAATGATAAACGACAGTGAAGCAGATTGGTTTCACATTGATATTATGGATGGTGTATTTGTACCCAATATTTCTTTTGGAATGCCAGTTTTAAAAGCAATTACCACACATACAATAAAACCAGTAGATGTACATTTAATGATTGTAGATCCAGATAGATATATCAAAACATTTGCCAATCTTGGAGCAGATAATCTTACAGTACATTATGAAGCATGTCCTCATCTTCATAGAACTATACAAGCAATTAAAGCTGAAGGTATGAAAGCTGGTGTTGCATTAAATCCACATACTCCTATTGCGTTATTAGAAGATATAATCCAAAATATAGATTTGATATGTTTAATGAGTGTAAACCCAGGATTTGGCGGTCAGAGTTTTATTGAAAACACATATTCAAAAGTTAATCAATTAAAAAAAATGATTAACAAAAATGGAGCTACAACCAAAATTGAAATTGATGGAGGTGTCACTAATAAAAATGCAAAGCAGCTTATTGAAGCAGGTGCAGACATATTAGTTGCAGGTAGCTATGTTTTTAAAAGTAAAAACCAAACAGAAACAATTAAAGATTTAAAAGCTTTAGCAAACAGTTAAGTTTGCTCTTTACTACCATAGCCATAGCCATAGCCATAGTTATAGCCATAACCATAAGATTTACTAGCTCCTACACCATTAATTACAAACGCCATATTATTTAATTTACCCGTTTTGAATAAATCATCAGAGAACGTTAAAATCTTTTTATCAGTAAAATTAGCTCTTGCAATATAAACGGTTACATCTGCAAATTTAGAGATAAGCATTGTATCAGTAACTAGAATAGTTGGAGCTGTATCTACAATAACATAATCATATATTTTTTTGGCTTGATTTATTAAATCTTCATATCTCCAATTGGTTAATAAACTGGTTGGATTCGGAGGGATATTTCCTGAAAGTAAGATATCATGATTTGGATGATTATCAAATCCTTTCACAAGGTTTGATTGCCAATCAATAGATTTATCATTCAAATAATCAGACAATCCTACTGTATTTTTATCAAATTTTGTGTGGGTATGAATTTGAGGATTACGTAAATCTGCTCCTATTAATAACACTTTTTTATTCATACTAGAAAGTGCTAAAGATAAATTGATACTAATAAAAGTCTTCCCTTCACCCTTAATAGTTGAGGTACAATAAATTACTTTCCCATCATCACTATCGGTTAATGGAATTAAATAATTAACATTAGAACTTAAAATTCTGAAAGATTCGGCTAATACAGATCTATCATTAGGATCTTCAAAAAGCGTTTTTTCTTTTTTATTTATATCTGGTATCTCTGCTATAATTGGTATTTTATTATTCAATTTTACAATATCATCCTTTTCATGGATTTTAGTATCAAACATGAAAATTATAAATAGGACTCCAAATGGCACTAGAAAACCGCCTAAAATTGATGCAGCATAAATAACATTTGGTTTTGGCGTTTTAGGCGCAGATGATGACAATGCAAAATCAACCACTTTAATTGAAGGCTCTGTAATTGCTAAATTAATAGCTGCTTCTTCACGCTTTTGTAATAATAAAAGATATAAACTTTCTTTAATTGTTTGTTGACGCTCAATAGCTCTCAACAGTTTCTCCTTTTTAGGGATTTGTGCAACCGTACCCGACAACTCTCTATTTCTACTTCTTAATTGTGATTGCGACAACTCTAATTGCTTGTAGTAGGATTCAAGAGATTTTGTAATATTAGATGTTAAATCTTTTATTCTAGCTTTTGTTAATTGAACTGTAGGATTATTTATACCTCCACCTCCACTACTAATAAGTTTATCCTTATCAAGTACGGCCTGATTATATTCTCCAATTAATGAATTAACATTTCTGTTTTGGAGTCCAACATCTTCAGGTATGAGTTTTCCTTCTTCGTCTGTAACTATTGAGTTCTTAAGGACTTCAACTAATGCAATTTGACTCTCAATTTCAAATACCTTATCGTCTGACCTAGATCTTAGCTGTAAGCCTAATTCTGCATCAGTACTTAAGTCAATTAAATTGTTACGCTGTTTAAATTCCTTACGATCTACTTCAATAGAGTCTAATTCCTCTGCCAGATAAATAAATCTGTCATCGATAAAATCTAAAGTCCGTTGAGAAACCAATTGTCTATCTTTTATTCCATCATTATTAAAAACCTGTAAAAGTGTATTCAATATTCGTTCTGAACGTAACCTACTTTCGCCTCTGATAGTCAATTTAAGTAAATCACTTACGTCACCAACTGATTCTACAGAAAGCTGAGCTCTGAGTGCTAAAGTTGCTTTTTTAAGTGGTCCTAAATATACGGTATAGCGTTTTCCAGCACTCTCATCATAGGATAGTTGGTTATTAACAGCTACCGAGAATGGTAAAAGGCTGTCTGTTTCGACTTCTGTTACATGAGATCTGTTATATACTTGGTTGGTTTTTAAATCTGTAATTTTAATTGTTTCCTTTTCAATTTCTATAGCATAAGAACTAACTTTTTCTATACTTTCAGGTTCAACTAATTGTTGGTATTCAAAAGGTAATTCTGCTATTTGTGCGGTTTGAATTGTACCTTCTTCAAAAAATACAGTATTTAGTTTTAATCTTTTTGCCACTTTTTCAAGAAGCTGATAAGATCTAATAATTTCCATTTCATTTTCTAAGTTTATATTTTTACGCTTAAAAATGAATGCTGAAGTAGGCAATTCTAAACCTTCAGACTCGTCTAAAATTTTAATTTTAGCACTAGTTTCATATATCCTAGGAGCATATCTTACGTATAAATAAGCACTAGCTAAAGCTATAATTAAAGCAAAAACAAACCAAGGCCATTGTCTTAGATATTTATTAAATTCTTGCTTTAAATTTGCATTATCATCTTCTAAAATAGTAAATGCAGCGTTGTTATTTGGTTGTATGTCCATTCTACCTAGATAATAAAATAATTGAACTTAAAAGTACAGATGTAACAGAGAGAAGAATTCCAATATTCCCTATATATCCAGAACTTGTAACCTTTGATTTATTCGGATTTACAATGATGATATCGTTGGGTTTTAAATAATAAAACTCAGAATTCATAAATTCTGTATTTGTCAAATCTACATGAGTAATCTGTCTTGAACCATCAACTTCCCTAGTTATAATAATATCGTCTCG is part of the Psychroserpens ponticola genome and encodes:
- a CDS encoding polyribonucleotide nucleotidyltransferase, whose translation is MIPKVFREVIDLGDGREISIETGKLAKQAHGSVVVQSGKCMLLCTVVSNYEQKDVNFLPLTVDYREKFAAAGRYPGGFFKREARPSDGEVLTMRLVDRVLRPLFPKDYHSETQVMIQLMSHDPEVMPDAMAGLAASAAIQLSDFPFECAISEARVGRINGEFIINPTFAQLEESDIDMMIGASADSVMMVEGEMDEISEEEMADAIKFAHEAIKVQCAAQVRLAEAFGKKDVREYEPEREDKDLEKKVHDMAYDKVYAIAKAGSSKHERSAAFQQIKEDIKATFSEEELADYGGLVSDYYRKAEKAAIRNLTLDEGLRLDGRKTDEIRPIWCEVDYLPSTHGSSIFTRGETQALATVTLGTSRDANQIDMPSQEGEERFYLHYNFPPFCTGEARPIRGTSRREVGHGNLAQRALKGMIPADCPYTVRVVSEVLESNGSSSMATVCSGTMALMDAGVQMTKPVSGIAMGLISDADSGKYAVLSDILGDEDHLGDMDFKVTGTADGITACQMDIKVKGLSYEILVNALQQARNGRLHILEKLTDTIATPNADVKDHAPTMVTRRVPNEFIGALIGPGGKVIQEMQKETETTIVINEDPVTEEGIVEILGVGKTGIDAVMARIDAILFKPTVGSVYEVKVIKMLDFGAVVEYMDAPGNEVLLHVSELAWERTENVSDVVNMGDVFDVKYFGVDSRTRKEKVSRKAILPKPEGYVARPPRDDKRSGGRDNRGRDNRGRDNRRDDRKPREDKKDD
- the rpe gene encoding ribulose-phosphate 3-epimerase → MSSKLIAPSILAADFANLQRDIEMINDSEADWFHIDIMDGVFVPNISFGMPVLKAITTHTIKPVDVHLMIVDPDRYIKTFANLGADNLTVHYEACPHLHRTIQAIKAEGMKAGVALNPHTPIALLEDIIQNIDLICLMSVNPGFGGQSFIENTYSKVNQLKKMINKNGATTKIEIDGGVTNKNAKQLIEAGADILVAGSYVFKSKNQTETIKDLKALANS
- a CDS encoding GumC family protein, translating into MDIQPNNNAAFTILEDDNANLKQEFNKYLRQWPWFVFALIIALASAYLYVRYAPRIYETSAKIKILDESEGLELPTSAFIFKRKNINLENEMEIIRSYQLLEKVAKRLKLNTVFFEEGTIQTAQIAELPFEYQQLVEPESIEKVSSYAIEIEKETIKITDLKTNQVYNRSHVTEVETDSLLPFSVAVNNQLSYDESAGKRYTVYLGPLKKATLALRAQLSVESVGDVSDLLKLTIRGESRLRSERILNTLLQVFNNDGIKDRQLVSQRTLDFIDDRFIYLAEELDSIEVDRKEFKQRNNLIDLSTDAELGLQLRSRSDDKVFEIESQIALVEVLKNSIVTDEEGKLIPEDVGLQNRNVNSLIGEYNQAVLDKDKLISSGGGGINNPTVQLTKARIKDLTSNITKSLESYYKQLELSQSQLRSRNRELSGTVAQIPKKEKLLRAIERQQTIKESLYLLLLQKREEAAINLAITEPSIKVVDFALSSSAPKTPKPNVIYAASILGGFLVPFGVLFIIFMFDTKIHEKDDIVKLNNKIPIIAEIPDINKKEKTLFEDPNDRSVLAESFRILSSNVNYLIPLTDSDDGKVIYCTSTIKGEGKTFISINLSLALSSMNKKVLLIGADLRNPQIHTHTKFDKNTVGLSDYLNDKSIDWQSNLVKGFDNHPNHDILLSGNIPPNPTSLLTNWRYEDLINQAKKIYDYVIVDTAPTILVTDTMLISKFADVTVYIARANFTDKKILTFSDDLFKTGKLNNMAFVINGVGASKSYGYGYNYGYGYGYGSKEQT
- a CDS encoding sigma-70 family RNA polymerase sigma factor, whose product is MRQLKITKQVTNRETASLDKYLQEIGKVDLITADEEVELAQRIKAGDQIALEKLTKANLRFVVSVAKQYQNQGLTLPDLINEGNLGLIKAAQRFDETRGFKFISYAVWWIRQSILQALAEQSRIVRLPLNKIGSINKINKTFAFLEQSHERPPSAEEIAKELDMTINDVKESLKNSGRHVSMDAPLVQGEDSNLYDVLRSSESPNPDRDLLHESLRTEIERALETLTPREADVIRLYFGLGNQHPMTLEEIGETFDLTRERVRQIKEKAIRRLKHTSRSKILKTYLG